The Lonchura striata isolate bLonStr1 chromosome 5, bLonStr1.mat, whole genome shotgun sequence genome window below encodes:
- the SYNGR1 gene encoding synaptogyrin-1 isoform X2: protein MDGGAFGAGKAGGAFDPQAFIRQPQTILRFVSWVFSIVVFGSIVNEGYVNRVDEVEEHCIFNRNHNACNYGITVGVLAFLSCLLYLALDAYFPQISSVKDRKKAVLSDIGVSAFWAFLWFVGFCFLTNQWQASKPEDNPLNEGGDAARAAITFSFFSIFTWGFLTFLAFRRLRDINFQEEYNTLFPSSPSLLP, encoded by the exons ATGGACGGGGGCGCCTTCGGAGCGGGGAAAGCCGGCGGCGCCTTCGACCCGCAGGCCTTCATCCGGCAGCCGCAGACCATCCTGCGGTTCGTCTCCTGG GTGTTCTCTATCGTGGTGTTCGGCTCCATTGTCAATGAAGGCTACGTGAACCGCGTGGATGAGGTAGAAGAGCACTGCATTTTCAACCGCAATCACAATGCCTGCAACTATGGCATTACCGTGGGTGTCCTCGCCTTCCTCAGCTGCCTTCTTTACCTGGCTCTGGATGCCTACTTCCCGCAGATCAGCAGCGTCAAGGACCGCAAGAAGGCAGTGCTCTCTGACATCGGTGTCTCGG CCTTTTGGGCATTCCTCTGGTTCGTTGGCTTCTGCTTTCTGACCAACCAGTGGCAAGCTTCAAAACCAGAGGACAACCCACTGAATGAGGGAGGGGATGCAGCCCGAGCAGCCATCACGTTCTCGTTCTTCTCCATCTTTACCTGG GGCTTCCTCACATTTCTGGCTTTCCGGAGACTCAGAGACATTAATTTTCAGGAGGAATACAATACCCTGTTCCCTAGCTCCCCATCCTTGCTGCCTTAG
- the SYNGR1 gene encoding synaptogyrin-1 isoform X1: MDGGAFGAGKAGGAFDPQAFIRQPQTILRFVSWVFSIVVFGSIVNEGYVNRVDEVEEHCIFNRNHNACNYGITVGVLAFLSCLLYLALDAYFPQISSVKDRKKAVLSDIGVSAFWAFLWFVGFCFLTNQWQASKPEDNPLNEGGDAARAAITFSFFSIFTWVGQAFLAYQRFQLGADSALFSQDYMDPSQDSGMPYAPYTNEEDATDAVGTYQQPPPADAFDTETQGYQTQNY; the protein is encoded by the exons ATGGACGGGGGCGCCTTCGGAGCGGGGAAAGCCGGCGGCGCCTTCGACCCGCAGGCCTTCATCCGGCAGCCGCAGACCATCCTGCGGTTCGTCTCCTGG GTGTTCTCTATCGTGGTGTTCGGCTCCATTGTCAATGAAGGCTACGTGAACCGCGTGGATGAGGTAGAAGAGCACTGCATTTTCAACCGCAATCACAATGCCTGCAACTATGGCATTACCGTGGGTGTCCTCGCCTTCCTCAGCTGCCTTCTTTACCTGGCTCTGGATGCCTACTTCCCGCAGATCAGCAGCGTCAAGGACCGCAAGAAGGCAGTGCTCTCTGACATCGGTGTCTCGG CCTTTTGGGCATTCCTCTGGTTCGTTGGCTTCTGCTTTCTGACCAACCAGTGGCAAGCTTCAAAACCAGAGGACAACCCACTGAATGAGGGAGGGGATGCAGCCCGAGCAGCCATCACGTTCTCGTTCTTCTCCATCTTTACCTGG GTGGGCCAGGCATTCCTGGCGTATCAGCGTTTCCAGCTGGGTGCCGATTCGGCCCTCTTCTCCCAGGACTACATGGACCCAAGCCAGGACTCCGGCATGCCTTATGCTCCCTACACGAACGAGGAGGATGCTACAGATGCGGTGGGGACGTACCAGCAGCCCCCTCCAGCAGATGCTTTCGACACCGAGACACAGGGGTACCAAACGCAGAACTACTGA